From the genome of Papaver somniferum cultivar HN1 chromosome 2, ASM357369v1, whole genome shotgun sequence, one region includes:
- the LOC113352085 gene encoding uncharacterized protein LOC113352085 → MSDEWKKTFKTREALYECRNEEELLFYLSQVFQDLVDNALYLNLKKCTFLSTSVTFLGYVISDQGISGDDSKIEAISEWTTPTCSKYVRSFHVLASFYKRFIRNFSSIAAGVTDCLKQEKFVWTEEAVKSFNILKEKLCSAPVLAMPNFTKPFEVDCDTSMIGIGAVLSQSGHPVAFHSEKNSEAKKKWSTYELEL, encoded by the exons atgAGCGACGAGTGgaaaaaaacttttaaaactcGTGAAGCATTGTATGAGTG TCGTAATGAAGAGGAACTTCTCTTTTATCTTTCTCAAGTATTTCAAGATCTTGTTGATAATGCACTCTATTTGAACCTTAAAAAGTGTACCTTCCTTTCAACTTCAGTCACTTTTTTAGGTTATGTTATTTCTGATCAAGGAATTTCAGGGGATGACTCAAAGATTGAAGCCATATCTGAGTGGACTACTCCAACATGTAGTAAATATGTTAGAAGTTTTCATGTCTTGGCATCTTTCTATAAGCGTTTTATTCGCAACTTTAGCTCTATAGCTGCTGGAGTAACTGATTGTTTGAAACAAGAAAAATTTGTTTGGACTGAGGAAGCAGTTAAAAGTTTTAATATTCTTAAGGAAAAGTTATGTAGTGCACCAGTTCTTGCAATGCCAAACTTTACTAAACCTTTTGAAGTTGATTGTGATACGTCCATGATCGGGATTGGAGCTGTATTGTCTCAAAGTGGTCATCCAGTTGCCTTTCatagtgaaaagaattcagaAGCTAAAAAAAAGTGGTCAACTTATGAGCTTGAATTATAA